Within Thermococcus celer Vu 13 = JCM 8558, the genomic segment ACCGAGACCTATGAAGTATATCGCCATGAGCATCACCGGGGAGCATAGGGTGGAAGGCTTTTAAGCTTGCGCTCACGGCGATTAGGCGATTGCCGAAAAGCTTATAATGATTGACGAATACTTGTGAGCATGCTTGAAAAGGAGAAAGAAGCCCTCGCCAAGAGGATAGCGGGGGAGATAACCCTCTCCTCCGACCCGGGAAAGACCATGCGCAAATGGCGCGAGATCTTCGGCATCAGCCAGACCGAGCTCGCCGATTACCTTGGGGTATCCTCCTCGGTCATAAGCGACTACGAAGGCGGAAGGAGGAAGAGCCCCGGTGCCTCGACCATAAGGAAGTTCGTGGAGGCCCTGCTCGAGATCGACGAACGTCGCGGTGGAAACGTCATCAGGGCCTTCAGCAAGACCCTCGGAAGCGAGCTCCCCACGAGCGCCATACTCGATATCAGGGAGTTCGCCCTTCCCCTCACAATTAGGGATGTTGTAAACGCCGTTAAAGGGGACGTTGTGGCAAACATACACCTCCTGGACAGGAAGATCTACGGCTACACAGTAATCGACAGCATAAGGGCCATCCTCGAGATGAGCAGCGAGGAGTTCCTCAAGCTCTACGGCTGGACCACGGAGCGGGCGCTCGTGTTCACCAAGGTAACGACCGGCAGGAGCCCCATGATAGCGGTTCGCGTCCAGGGGTTAAAACCGGCCGTCGTTGTTCTCCACGGCGTTAAGAAGCTCGACGAACTTGCAGTAAAGCTGGCCGAGCGCGAGAGGGTCCCGCTGGTTGTCTCCCGCGCTTCCAGCGAGGCAGAGCTCATAACGGGCCTCAGAACGCTCGTGGAAAAAACCGAGAAGGAGCTATGAGCTCAATCGAGCTTCTTCCTCCTCCACACCCCTTCCTCGGCGAGTCTGGTTAGCCTGTCCCTAATATGGAGGAGCACGTCGCTCAGGGTCTTTCCGTTCTCGTAATCGGCGATTATCCTGAGGAGCTCCTCCCTGCTGTAATCCTTCATCTCCCTCGCCAGCTCGGTCATTCTGGGGTAAGCGCGGACCACGTTGTCTACGATGGTTACATCCGCCATCCTCGCGCTCCTCGAGAGCGGGTTGAGGTCGACGGTCACCACGAACTTGCCCATCCTCACCAGCGCCTCCGTCCTGTCGCCGTCCTCCAGCGGGACCAGCACGACGTCCGCCTTCCATATTCCGTTCTCATCAACCCTTCCCCTCTCGTGCTCCAGGCCCGGAATGCGCTTCGTGGGGTTTAATCCGAGGAGCTCATCCGCCCCGTACTTTCTCAGCTCCTCCGCTATCGCCCTCACCCTCTCCTCCGTGCGGTAGAAGAGGTTCACCTCGAGTCTGGCATCCAACGCCTTCGCCAGCTCGACCGTCTCCTTCGGGACGAGGGCGGCGACGTTCCCGTTGACCGAGATGACGGGGTGCTCCGCCAGCAGGAACTTCGCCACGGCCGCCCGCATAGCCCTCTCCGCGGGCTCTATGGTTCTCTCTCCGATCAAGTAGTCGAAGGCCTCTCCGCGGCCATGGGCTATGAGGCCGGCTTTGGCGGTCATGCCCATCTCCATGCCCTCAATGATCCTCTCCCTGTAGTACAGACTCCAGTATCGGGGATGACTCCTCGGTATCTCCACCATCTTCAACACCGGAGGGGGTACACTTCAACCGATAAAAAACCTTCGCGCTCTCGAGCTATGGGGTTCTCAACCTTCGGTTTAAAAAACGGTTATAACTCAAAAGTTCAGAACATTAAGTGAACAACTTTGATCGCGTGAACAGGGTGATGCATCATGGGATACCCGATAACGAAGAAGGAGAACCTGAGCGCCATCGACTTCTTTATGGAAGTCGAGGCGCCACACGTGGCCCGCTCGTGGAAACCGGGCCAGTTCGTTGTGCTGATTCTGGATGAGAAGGGTGAACGGGTTCCGATGTCTGTATACTACGCCGAAAACGGTAAAGTTGGCATGTTCATCAGGAGGCACGGAAAGACGACCCTCAAGCTCTGGTACGAGTTCGACGTTGGTGACGAGCTCCTCAGCGTTACCGGCCCCCTGGGGAGGCCCATCAAGGTGAAACACTACGGGAACGTTGTCTTTGTCTCCGATGCCGTCTGCGCCCAGGCCGAGAGCTACGCCACTCTGAAGGCTATGAAGGAGGCCGGCAACTACACCATAGCCATCCAGAGCTTCGAGAACAAAGCCAACGTCTATCCCGAGAGGTACCTCGCAAAGCCCGTCGCGGACGAGCACTACCTCACCACCGAGGACGGGAGCGTCGGGATCAAGGGGCACTACCTGGACGTTCTGAAGGAGCTCATAGAGAAGGACAGGGTCGATATCGTCTTCGGCGGCGGAAAACTGGGCTCGTTGAAGAAGCTCGCCGAGCTCACGAGACCCTACGGGATCCCGACCATCGTAACCGTCAGGCAGATAATGGTGGACGGAACCGGGATGTGCGGCTCGTGCAGGGTTCTCTACGGTGGGGAGATAAAGTTCGCCTGCAGGGACGGACCGATGCTCGATGCCCACAAGATAGACTGGGACGACGCGATAAAGAGGAACGCACGCTTCACAGAGCAGGAGAAACTCGCCAAAGAAAGGTACATAGAGGAGCTCAAAGCCCGGGGGGTGATCTGAATGGCGGTCAGGCCAAAGCTGATTAAGGAGCGCGTCCCAACGCCGGAAGTGCCGGTGGAAGAACGCGTTAAGAGCTTCGTAGAGGTCAACCTCGGCTACGACTTCGCCTCCGCGCTCAAGGAGGCGGAGCGCTGTATACAGTGTCCGCCCGAGTACGCCCCGTGCATAAAGGGCTGTCCCGTTCACATCAACATACCCGGCTTCATCAAGGCCCTCCGGGAGAAGCCGGACGATCCGGACGAGGCGGTCAAGAACGCCCTCAGGGTGATCTGGAACGACAACACCCTCCCCGCTGTGACGGGGCGCGTCTGCCCGCAGGAGGAGCAGTGTGAGGCCCCCTGTGTCATGGGCAAGGTCGGCGACCCGATAAACATCGGAAAGCTCGAGCGCTTCGTGGCGGACTACGCGAGGAAGCACGGTATAGAGGAGGAGTTGCTCAAAGAGTTCATGGCCGGTGGGGATGGAAGGAAGGGAAGGGTTGCCGTCGTCGGGAGCGGCCCGGCCGGTCTGACCTGCGCTGGAGAGCTCGCCAAGAGGGGTTACGACGTTACCATCTACGAGGCCCTCCACAAGCCGGGAGGCGTTCTCATCTACGGGATCCCGGAGTTCAGGCTTCCGAAGGAGATACTCGACAGGGAAATCGCAAAGCTCCGCGAGCTTGGCGTTGAGTTAAAGCTCGACCACGTCGTTGGAAAGACCGTCACGCTCGAGGAGCTCCTCGAGGAGTACGACGCCGTCTTCATCGGCACCGGCGCCGGAACGCCAAAACTTCTCAACATCCCGGGCATACTCTTGGACAGGATCTACACCGCGAACGAGTTCCTGACGAGGGTCAACCTCATGAAGGCCTACCTCTTCCCCGAGTACGACGAGCCCATAGCCATCGGGAAGAAGACGGTAGTCATAGGTGCGGGAAACACCGCCATGGACGCCGCCAGAACCGCCCTCAGACTTGGCTCTGAGGTTACCATTGCCTACCGCCGCGGAAGGGAGGACATGACGGCGAGGGTTGAGGAGATCAAGCACGCAGAGGAGGAGGGCGTTAAGTTCGAGTTCTTCCTCACACCGGTGGAGTTCATCGGAGACGAGAACGGCAGGGTGAAGGCGGTTAAGTTCGAGAGGATGAGGGCCCTCGAGGAGAGGGACAAACGGGGCAAGAGGAAGATAGTTGGAACGGGCGAGTACGTCACCATCGAAGCCGACACGGTAATCATAGCCATAGGGCTCGAGCCCAACAGGATCATAAGCGAGGAGGCGATGGCTCTAAAGACGAACCCCGACGGAACGCTCGTCGTCGACAAGAACCTCATGACCAGTATCCCGGGCGTCTTCGCGGGCGGTGACGCTATAAGGGGAGAGGCAACCGTCATCCTCGCGATGGGAGACGGAAAGAGGGCCGCGAAGGCGATGGATGCATACATCCGGGAAAAGAGGGCAAACGCCTAAGCCATCCACCTTTACCCTTTTTCCGTCTTCGGGTAACTACCATCCCTTCTTCCTGTCCCCCCAGAAGAACTTCATGAAGCCCGAGAAGTCCTCGCCGCGGAAGGCCGCGTAGAGGCTCTGGGTCTCCTCGGGGGTCAGCCATTCGATGTACTCTGGGATCCCCTCCTCGAAGTTGTAGAGTACTTCATCGTCCTTTTTCGCCACGTCGAGGGTGTAGATCTTCTTTCCCTGCTTTCTGGCTATCTCAATTTCCCTGACGACGAGGGAGGTGAACTTTCCGAGCACGGCTATCGCCACGAATATCTCGGCCTCGGGGATCAGGTGATCCGTTGTTTTAAGGCCGTAATCGGAGGGAACCACGAAGTTGTTGGAGTTGAGCCTTTCCTCGAGTATTTTCAGTATCGCCCTCTCGGTTCGGGTGTGGTAGAGTATCGTGGGCTCGCTCAGATAAACGAGAGGGCCGTACTTTTCTTTCTTCTTTCTCCGGAGGAACCCGAGCATCGAACCACCTCAGGTGGGGATAATGTCATCATCCATCAGGAGGGATGACACTCATCATCGGCCGGCTTTCCTTAACAGGGCAGAACTTATTAAGGTTTGGCCCCGAGGGTTTACGGGGGAAATAACATGCGGATCATCCCCTTGGCCTCCGAGAGCCTCGGGGTCAGGAGCCTTGCCACCTTCGTCGAAGCGGGAGGGATAAGGGTCCTCATCGACCCTGGCGTGGCGCTGGGGCCGAAGAGGTACGGCCTTCCACCGGCGGGGGTCGAGCTTGAAACTCTGAGAAGGATGAGGCGGAAGCTCCAGGGCTACGCGCGGAGGGCTGACGTGGTAACGGTCTCCCACTACCACTACGACCACCACACGCCCTTCTTCGAGGGCCTCTACGAGAGCTCGAGCGAGGAGTTTGCACGGGAGATATACGCGGGTAAGCTCCTGTTCGTAAAGCACCCGCGCGAGAACATCAACTTCAGCCAGAGGAAGCGGGCCTGGGCCTTTCTCAAGAGGGCCGGGCCAATAGCCAGGGGTATCGAGTTCGCCGACGGGAGGAGTTTCGACCTCGGAGGCGTTACCCTCGAGGCCTCGCCCGCGGTTCCCCACGGCAGGGAGGGCTCGAAGCTCGGCTTCGTCGTGATGGTTCTCATAGACGACGGCTCCAGAAGGCTGATCCACGCGAGCGACATCCAGCTCCTCAACAGGAGATCCGTGGAATGGATAATCGATAAGGTTCCCGACGTTCTCATAACCGGCGGGCCGCCGACCTACCTCGGCAAGAGGGCCGAGGGGAGCTGGGAGACCGGGATCAAAAACCTAAACGAGATAATCCGCGAGACGAATGCCGAGATAATCCTCGACCACCACATCGTCAGGGACAGGAGGTACCCGGAATTCTTCGAGGGGCTGGAGAAGAGGCCGGAGACCTTCGCGGGCTATCTGAAGGTTGAGGACAGGCCCCTCGAGGCCTACAGAAGGGAGCTCCACGACATGGAGAGAGGGAAAGGGGTGGAACTGCCGTTCAGGCTACGTTGACCTCGTGCCGTCATCTTCCGGAATCGTCCGGAGACCCACACCCTCTAACCGTCAAAATGAAGAAACCCTTAAATCGAGGGAATGAGAGGTTGTCTCAGGTGAGGGGGAAATGCGGGACTTCTACATCGCCCACGAGGACGATATCAAAGCCGGAAAGACCACGGACGTTTACTTCATCAGAACGAGGAAGGTACTCGAGGAGAAGGGGATACACAGGAGGGTCTTCGCGGACGTGACGACCACGTCCCTTCCGCACGGCTGGAGATGGGGGGTCTTAGCCGGGATCGAGGAGGTCGCGAGGCTCCTCGAGGGACTGCCCGTAAACGTCTACGCCATGCCCGAGGGGACGGTATTCCACCCCTACGAGCCGGTTCTCCAGATTGAGGGTTACTACGAGGACTTCGGCATCTACGAGACGGCCTTACTCGGAATGCTCAGCCAGGCGAGCGGCATAGCGACGGCCGCCCTCAGAACCAAGATAGCCGCGAAGTTCAAGCCCGTCTACTCCTTCGGCATACGGCACATGCACCCGGCGATAGCGCCGATGATAGACCGCTCCGCTTTCATAGGCGGTTGCGACGGCGTTTCTGGAGTCTTGGGTGCTGAGATGATGGGGGAAAAGCCCGTTGGGACGATGCCCCACGCGCTCGTCCTCGTGGTCGGCGACCAGGTGAAGGCCTGGAGGTACTTCGACGAGGTCATCGAACCCGAGGTCCCACGGACCGCCCTCGTTGACACCCTCTGCGACGAGAAGTTCGAGGCTTTAATGGCGGTTGAGGCGCTCGGTGAGAGGCTCAACGCGATAAGGCTCGACACGCCAAGTTCAAGGAGGGGCAACTTCAGGCGCATAGTTGAGGAAGTCAGGTGGGAGCTTGATTTAAGGGGCTACGAGCACGTCAAAATATTCCTCAGCGGGGGACTTGACGAGGAGAGCTTAAAGGAGCTTGCTGACGTTGCGGATGCCTTCGGCGTTGGAGGGAGCATAGCGTCGGCAAAGCCCGTTGACTTCTCGTTGGATATAGTCGAGGTCGAGGGGCAACCGATAACCAAACGTGGGAAGCTGAGCGGGCGGAAGCAGGTATACCGCTGCGAGAACGGCCACTACCACCGAGTCCCCGCTGACAAAAAGCTCGAGCGCTGTCCGGTCTGCGGTGCGAGGGTCGAGCCCCTCTTAAAACCGCTCATTGAGAACGGTGAGATAGTGGCCGAACTCCCGAAGGCGCGGGAGATAAGGGGATACGTCCTCGAGCAGGCCGAGAAGTTCGGGTTGAGTCTGGAGTGAGAACCGCGGGGATTCTTTTTCACTTATTCTTAAATGTTCTTACGGGGTGCTCACGTTTATAGAGAAGGTTCGCGAAGGATTACGGGAGAAGATGAGAAAGGAAACCGAAAAAGGCCATCAGGCCTCTTCGATGTAGATGCAGCTGACCGGGCATGCTTCAGCGGCCTCTTTGGCGCAGTTGTAGAGCTCCTCGTCCTCGATGACGTCGACGATGGGGGTGCTCTTGCCCTCGTCGTTCATCTCAAAGACGTCCGGGCAGAGGCTTGCACAGATGGCATCTCCGATACAAACGTCCTGGTCAACCCTAACCTTCCACGCCATGGAACATCACCGGATTTAGATGAACCCAGGGGAATATAAACTTTTCGTCGGAAAAAGAGCCCTATAGGGTGAAGATCCGGGTAAGAAGGAAGGACGTGGCCCCTTGATGAACAAAAATCGACAGGATGGGTCAGAGAAGCCCCAGCTTCTTTTTGTACTCCTCGCTTACCATGTCCGGGTTCCAGGGTGGGTCGAAGGTCAGCTCTATCTCCGCGTCCTTAACCCCTGGGATCTCGAGTATCTTGTCCTCCACCGCCCTGAGGATCCACATGGTGAGCGGGCAACCGGGGGTGGTCATGGTCATCTTTATGTAGACCGTGTTGTCCGGCCTTATCTTGAGCTCGTATATAAGCCCCAGGTTGACGACGTCGATCCCTATCTCGGGGTCTATGACCTCCTTGAGCTTTTCAAGTATCATCTCCTCCGTGAGCTGAACGTTTTCCTCGTTTCCTTCCCTCCGCCTCTCGCGGTCTATGGTTATCATGCCGACCCCTTCGAGTTTCCCTATCTCCGAATGGAGCTTTATGAGCACGTCGTCGATGTTGGGGGTGTCCTTTGCGAGCGTTACCCTCACGTTGCCCTCCCCATCAACCTCAACGGATTTCACGAACTTCTCGTCAACGGTCTCCCTGATGACCCTCTCAACTTCCTCCTTTGTTACCATAATCACCACCCGAGTGGAGTTCAGGGAGACACATTTAAACCTTTTGGGTCAGAAATGAGTATCAATCGGAGAGGATATCGAGTATCAGCCTCTCCGCCATCTCGGGGGTTAAAGCCCTCGCGCGGAGCTCCCTGAGGACGCGCTGAATGCCGAACCTCTTTATGGAAGGCGCCTCCCTCGCGGCCCTCCTCAACAGGGGACAGCCAAAGTGGAGGTCGTATTTTCCCCCGATGATACCTATCGCCTCCCCCTTGTCCATCGCCAGAAACGCGGGAAGGTTGAGGGTTACCAGATCGTTCTTTTGGTATATCGAGATGAGGCCCGAGCTCAGCAGGTCGCCCGAGGCGACAATCTTCACCCCCTTCTCTCTTGCGTAGTCCTCAACGGCCCGCATAACCATCGCATGGCAGCGGCCGCAGATCGGCGCCTTCTTCCTTATCTGGGCCTCCATTTCGTCCATGTAACCGGGCACATCAACGAGAACCGCCCCCCACTCCTTCGCCCTGGCTAGAACATCTTCCCCCATCTGGGGGAGCTTCGCCATAATCGGAATCGCATCGAAACCGGCCCAGCGGAGAATTTTGAGCGTCGCGGTGCTGTCGGAGCCGGCCGAGAAGGCCACGACCACCTTAACACCAACCGGCGAGCGGTCGAACTCCTTTCCACTGAGACGGTACTCCAGGAGGCTCCTCAGGCGGGAGTAGGCTTTCTCGCCGATGTCTTCCCTAACCCCCTCGAGGGCCTCGAGGTTGTACTCGAGCCTGTACCTCTTGACGAAGTCGTCTCCAACGGGGGCTATCATGGGGGTCGGGAGGAAAGCCAGCCTATTAAACCTTCCGCCGGGAAAACCTTAAAAGAGGCCCGTCCTAACCCCGTTCACGAACGAATACTTCTGGAGGTGCTTGCGATGAGGGGGATAGTTGAGAGGGTCAGGGAGAAGACGAGCATTCCGGTTTACGAGAGAACCGTTGAGAACGTTTTGAGCGCGATTCTGGCGAGCGGCGACGTCTGGCGCATCGTCGACCTCAGTGAGGAGCCCCTTCCCCTCGTGGTCGCGGTCATCACGGCGCTCCACGAGATGGGTTACGTGGCCTTCGAGGGCTCCAGCGTCGTTCTCACTCAGAGCGGTAAGAAGCTGGTGGAGAAGTACGGAATCGGGGCGAGGAGGGACTACACCTGCGCCCACTGCAGGGGCAAGACCGTTGAGCTTGACGCCTTCAGGGACCTGCTCGAGGAGTTCAGGGAGATAGTTAAGGACAGGCCGCAACCGAAGCACGACTTCGACCAGGCCTACGTCACCCCGGAGACGACCGTGGCGAGGATAGCGCTGATGCACACCCGTGGCGACCTCGAGAACAGGGAGATCTTCGTCCTCGGCGACGACGACCTGACGAGCGTGGCGCTCATGCTCTCCGGTTTGCCGAAGAGGATAGCCGTCCTCGACATAGACGAGCGCCTCGTGAGGTTCATCGAGAGAACCGCCGACGAGCTCGGTTACTCCAACATAGAGACCTTCACCTTCGACCTCAGGGAGCCGCTCCCGGACTACGCGCTCCACAGGTTCGACACCTTCATCACCGACCCGCCTGAGACGGTCGAGGCCATAAGGGCCTTCATCGGAAGGGGGATAGCGACGCTCAAGGGACCGGGTTGCGCGGGCTACTTCGGGATAACGAGGCGCGAGAGCTCGCTCGACAAGTGGCGGGAGATTCAGAGGCTCCTCCTCAACGAGTTTGGCGTCGTCATCACCGACATCATCCGGAACTTCAACGAGTACGTCAACTGGGGTTACGAGGAGGAGACGAGGGCCTGGAGGCTTCTGCCTGTCAAGGTCAAGCCATCGTACAACTGGTACAAGAGCTACATGTTCAGGATCCAGACGCTTGAAGGCTCGAAGGGCTTCGAGGACAGGATAACCGTCGGCGACGAGCTCTACAACGACGAAGAGGCCTCAACCACATGAGAGATGTAAAACCTAAAAACTCAAAAAGCTGAAACGAGGGTTACCTCCGCTTTTTCTTCTTCCCGCGTTCCCTTTCCCTCACTACGAAGGCCACCAGCGCTATGAGGGCAATCCCTGCACCGATGTAAACGTAAGCGGTCCCATCGTTACCTTCGGTGCTTTTCACCGCCTCAAAGCCCTTCACGGCACGGGCCTCTATCGCTAAGGCATTCTTTCCCGGATAGAGCACCACGTAGCCGTCGAGGTTTTCGATTTCCGCGGTGTCGTTCGAGCTTCCCACGTACCTCGAACCCTTAATCAGCAGGAACGTCGCGTTGGCGAGTTCAACTCCGCCACCGCTCACCCTCGGCTCGGGGATGTCCGCGTAGAGGACGCTCCTGAGGAAAGAGACGCCCTTGGAGTAGGGGGTGGTGTTCGTCAGTCCCGCTTCCTCCAGCGCCCAGACCGCCTTCGCAGTCGAGGTCAACCCGGCGATCGAGCCCTGGGTGTAGGGGAAGGCACCGTTCGGGTACTGCCTTTCGCCGAGGAGCCGGAGGGTCTCGTTGAGCTCCCTTTCCATGCCGAAGTCCTTGAAGACGAGGAGGGCGTAGGCGAGGTAGTAGGTCGGGACGTTGTAGTAAACAGGATTGCCGGTCTTCGGGTCCTTCGTTGAGGTCATCCAGGTGAGGTTCCCGGAGAGGTAGCCCAGCGAGGCGTCGTAGTCGTATGTAACGTTCAGGCTCCTGAGAACCCACACCACGTACTCCGTGTTGTAGAAGTCCCCCCAGACGCCGTCCCGCGAGACCTTCAGGAGGTAGGCCACCTCGCCCGAGTAGTCCTTCCCGAGGGAGGCCTTCACCCGGGCGAGCTCGGCGACCTGCCAGGGGAGCATCCCGGAGTAGTTGGAGGGGAGCCGGGGCGTTTCGTTGCAGAGGAGGTAATAGTCAGCCAGAACGGCCTTCTCCCAGTTCGTCCCCGGGGTTATCCTGTCGAGGTACGGGCAGGCGATGGCCCTCAGGCCCTCGAAACCGTTTATCTGGGAAACGCTCAGCAGGTCGAGGACGCGGTAGTGGAGGGTCCCCCAGAAACCGAAGTGCTCCCTCTCAAGCAGTTCCCTCCGGTAATCCTCCTTCCCGGTTGCGTAGAGGGCCATCGCCGTGGCCACCGTGGAGTTGAAGTCCCCGCTGAGCTCGACCCTCTCCCCGAGGTAGGCAAGTGCAAAGGCGCGGTAGGCCTTCAGGTCACCGGAAGGGTTCATCTTTTTGAGTTCGTCCTTT encodes:
- a CDS encoding helix-turn-helix domain-containing protein, whose translation is MLEKEKEALAKRIAGEITLSSDPGKTMRKWREIFGISQTELADYLGVSSSVISDYEGGRRKSPGASTIRKFVEALLEIDERRGGNVIRAFSKTLGSELPTSAILDIREFALPLTIRDVVNAVKGDVVANIHLLDRKIYGYTVIDSIRAILEMSSEEFLKLYGWTTERALVFTKVTTGRSPMIAVRVQGLKPAVVVLHGVKKLDELAVKLAERERVPLVVSRASSEAELITGLRTLVEKTEKEL
- a CDS encoding 4-phosphopantoate--beta-alanine ligase, which translates into the protein MVEIPRSHPRYWSLYYRERIIEGMEMGMTAKAGLIAHGRGEAFDYLIGERTIEPAERAMRAAVAKFLLAEHPVISVNGNVAALVPKETVELAKALDARLEVNLFYRTEERVRAIAEELRKYGADELLGLNPTKRIPGLEHERGRVDENGIWKADVVLVPLEDGDRTEALVRMGKFVVTVDLNPLSRSARMADVTIVDNVVRAYPRMTELAREMKDYSREELLRIIADYENGKTLSDVLLHIRDRLTRLAEEGVWRRKKLD
- a CDS encoding sulfide/dihydroorotate dehydrogenase-like FAD/NAD-binding protein, producing MGYPITKKENLSAIDFFMEVEAPHVARSWKPGQFVVLILDEKGERVPMSVYYAENGKVGMFIRRHGKTTLKLWYEFDVGDELLSVTGPLGRPIKVKHYGNVVFVSDAVCAQAESYATLKAMKEAGNYTIAIQSFENKANVYPERYLAKPVADEHYLTTEDGSVGIKGHYLDVLKELIEKDRVDIVFGGGKLGSLKKLAELTRPYGIPTIVTVRQIMVDGTGMCGSCRVLYGGEIKFACRDGPMLDAHKIDWDDAIKRNARFTEQEKLAKERYIEELKARGVI
- the gltA gene encoding NADPH-dependent glutamate synthase gives rise to the protein MAVRPKLIKERVPTPEVPVEERVKSFVEVNLGYDFASALKEAERCIQCPPEYAPCIKGCPVHINIPGFIKALREKPDDPDEAVKNALRVIWNDNTLPAVTGRVCPQEEQCEAPCVMGKVGDPINIGKLERFVADYARKHGIEEELLKEFMAGGDGRKGRVAVVGSGPAGLTCAGELAKRGYDVTIYEALHKPGGVLIYGIPEFRLPKEILDREIAKLRELGVELKLDHVVGKTVTLEELLEEYDAVFIGTGAGTPKLLNIPGILLDRIYTANEFLTRVNLMKAYLFPEYDEPIAIGKKTVVIGAGNTAMDAARTALRLGSEVTIAYRRGREDMTARVEEIKHAEEEGVKFEFFLTPVEFIGDENGRVKAVKFERMRALEERDKRGKRKIVGTGEYVTIEADTVIIAIGLEPNRIISEEAMALKTNPDGTLVVDKNLMTSIPGVFAGGDAIRGEATVILAMGDGKRAAKAMDAYIREKRANA
- a CDS encoding MBL fold metallo-hydrolase, yielding MRIIPLASESLGVRSLATFVEAGGIRVLIDPGVALGPKRYGLPPAGVELETLRRMRRKLQGYARRADVVTVSHYHYDHHTPFFEGLYESSSEEFAREIYAGKLLFVKHPRENINFSQRKRAWAFLKRAGPIARGIEFADGRSFDLGGVTLEASPAVPHGREGSKLGFVVMVLIDDGSRRLIHASDIQLLNRRSVEWIIDKVPDVLITGGPPTYLGKRAEGSWETGIKNLNEIIRETNAEIILDHHIVRDRRYPEFFEGLEKRPETFAGYLKVEDRPLEAYRRELHDMERGKGVELPFRLR
- a CDS encoding nicotinate phosphoribosyltransferase; protein product: MRDFYIAHEDDIKAGKTTDVYFIRTRKVLEEKGIHRRVFADVTTTSLPHGWRWGVLAGIEEVARLLEGLPVNVYAMPEGTVFHPYEPVLQIEGYYEDFGIYETALLGMLSQASGIATAALRTKIAAKFKPVYSFGIRHMHPAIAPMIDRSAFIGGCDGVSGVLGAEMMGEKPVGTMPHALVLVVGDQVKAWRYFDEVIEPEVPRTALVDTLCDEKFEALMAVEALGERLNAIRLDTPSSRRGNFRRIVEEVRWELDLRGYEHVKIFLSGGLDEESLKELADVADAFGVGGSIASAKPVDFSLDIVEVEGQPITKRGKLSGRKQVYRCENGHYHRVPADKKLERCPVCGARVEPLLKPLIENGEIVAELPKAREIRGYVLEQAEKFGLSLE
- a CDS encoding ferredoxin, coding for MAWKVRVDQDVCIGDAICASLCPDVFEMNDEGKSTPIVDVIEDEELYNCAKEAAEACPVSCIYIEEA
- a CDS encoding metal-sulfur cluster assembly factor, which translates into the protein MVTKEEVERVIRETVDEKFVKSVEVDGEGNVRVTLAKDTPNIDDVLIKLHSEIGKLEGVGMITIDRERRREGNEENVQLTEEMILEKLKEVIDPEIGIDVVNLGLIYELKIRPDNTVYIKMTMTTPGCPLTMWILRAVEDKILEIPGVKDAEIELTFDPPWNPDMVSEEYKKKLGLL
- a CDS encoding ATPase, with product MIAPVGDDFVKRYRLEYNLEALEGVREDIGEKAYSRLRSLLEYRLSGKEFDRSPVGVKVVVAFSAGSDSTATLKILRWAGFDAIPIMAKLPQMGEDVLARAKEWGAVLVDVPGYMDEMEAQIRKKAPICGRCHAMVMRAVEDYAREKGVKIVASGDLLSSGLISIYQKNDLVTLNLPAFLAMDKGEAIGIIGGKYDLHFGCPLLRRAAREAPSIKRFGIQRVLRELRARALTPEMAERLILDILSD
- the bpsA gene encoding N(4)-bis(aminopropyl)spermidine synthase, which gives rise to MRGIVERVREKTSIPVYERTVENVLSAILASGDVWRIVDLSEEPLPLVVAVITALHEMGYVAFEGSSVVLTQSGKKLVEKYGIGARRDYTCAHCRGKTVELDAFRDLLEEFREIVKDRPQPKHDFDQAYVTPETTVARIALMHTRGDLENREIFVLGDDDLTSVALMLSGLPKRIAVLDIDERLVRFIERTADELGYSNIETFTFDLREPLPDYALHRFDTFITDPPETVEAIRAFIGRGIATLKGPGCAGYFGITRRESSLDKWREIQRLLLNEFGVVITDIIRNFNEYVNWGYEEETRAWRLLPVKVKPSYNWYKSYMFRIQTLEGSKGFEDRITVGDELYNDEEASTT
- a CDS encoding prenyltransferase/squalene oxidase repeat-containing protein encodes the protein MKRVLAAILVIMLIGLSFPAGSAKIEPYVYSPTVPDTAFAVLALYRTGDYARVLEGCEWLLQMRTPFDSWGVSRGETHMAKYTAMAMLALMRGENVARGRYRDVLNDAAYWLIYKQNPDGSWEDYTGTALAVIALGEFLKGGYINANLTGFKKQVKEAVNRGEGWLMDAEPKTDADRIFGYLALGKKDELKKMNPSGDLKAYRAFALAYLGERVELSGDFNSTVATAMALYATGKEDYRRELLEREHFGFWGTLHYRVLDLLSVSQINGFEGLRAIACPYLDRITPGTNWEKAVLADYYLLCNETPRLPSNYSGMLPWQVAELARVKASLGKDYSGEVAYLLKVSRDGVWGDFYNTEYVVWVLRSLNVTYDYDASLGYLSGNLTWMTSTKDPKTGNPVYYNVPTYYLAYALLVFKDFGMERELNETLRLLGERQYPNGAFPYTQGSIAGLTSTAKAVWALEEAGLTNTTPYSKGVSFLRSVLYADIPEPRVSGGGVELANATFLLIKGSRYVGSSNDTAEIENLDGYVVLYPGKNALAIEARAVKGFEAVKSTEGNDGTAYVYIGAGIALIALVAFVVRERERGKKKKRR